A section of the Gemmatimonadales bacterium genome encodes:
- a CDS encoding biotin/lipoyl-containing protein gives MKYFVSVAGREVEVEIDGERVVADGREYTASLTAASGTPLRQLLLSGRPVGLALESGGPGRWTVTLRAERWETEVVDERTRHVRSLAGAGSRPAGPGVLRAPMPGLVVRVLVEPGQVLAVGAGVLVLEAMKMENELRAHAAARVRAIRVRPGEAVEKGQVLAEFDPGP, from the coding sequence GTGAAATATTTCGTGAGCGTCGCCGGACGCGAGGTGGAAGTCGAGATCGACGGGGAGCGGGTGGTCGCCGACGGCAGAGAGTACACCGCCTCGCTCACCGCGGCGTCGGGCACGCCGCTCCGCCAGCTGCTGCTGAGCGGGCGGCCCGTGGGTCTCGCGCTGGAGAGCGGGGGACCGGGCCGCTGGACCGTCACGCTCCGGGCGGAGCGCTGGGAGACGGAGGTGGTGGACGAACGGACCCGGCACGTGCGCAGTCTCGCCGGCGCCGGCTCCCGCCCGGCAGGACCCGGCGTGCTCCGTGCCCCCATGCCTGGCCTGGTGGTCCGGGTACTGGTGGAACCGGGGCAGGTGCTTGCGGTTGGCGCGGGCGTGCTGGTGCTGGAAGCCATGAAGATGGAAAACGAGCTGCGGGCCCACGCCGCCGCTCGGGTCAGAGCCATCCGCGTTCGGCCGGGCGAGGCGGTGGAGAAGGGTCAGGTACTGGCGGAGTTCGATCCGGGCCCTTGA
- the rpsB gene encoding 30S ribosomal protein S2, whose protein sequence is MAQPQLQDLLEAGVHFGHQTRRWNPKMRRFIFAERSGIYIIDLQKTLRQIQKAQELLKSVVLKGEGVLFVCTKKQLKAIVQAEAADSGAFYVTERWLGGMLTNFQTLKKQIRRLRELEQGAADGDFENYTKKEKLLFERERVKLSRNLEGIKLMGRLPGALFVVDAKKEKIAVAEANKLGIPVVAIVDTNADPDVITVPIPGNDDAIRSVSLITAALSDVIKEARAQMPMREVSEDLDAETYSTDAGSEGDSEADRKRRRPRRKRRPKPEAIAARLKTETEGVAEVAAPGPAGEAGA, encoded by the coding sequence ATGGCACAGCCTCAACTGCAGGACCTGCTCGAAGCCGGCGTGCATTTCGGTCACCAGACCCGCCGGTGGAATCCCAAGATGCGGCGCTTCATCTTCGCCGAGCGCTCCGGCATCTACATCATCGACCTCCAGAAGACCCTGCGGCAAATTCAGAAGGCCCAGGAGCTGCTCAAGAGCGTCGTGCTCAAAGGCGAAGGGGTCCTGTTCGTCTGCACCAAGAAGCAGCTCAAGGCCATCGTGCAGGCGGAGGCCGCCGACAGCGGCGCGTTCTACGTCACCGAGCGCTGGCTGGGCGGCATGCTCACCAACTTCCAGACCCTGAAGAAGCAGATTCGCCGGCTTCGGGAGCTGGAGCAGGGCGCGGCGGACGGCGACTTCGAGAACTACACCAAGAAGGAAAAGCTGCTCTTCGAGCGGGAGCGGGTGAAGCTGAGCCGCAACCTCGAAGGCATCAAGCTGATGGGCCGGCTGCCGGGGGCGTTGTTCGTGGTGGACGCCAAGAAGGAGAAGATCGCGGTGGCCGAGGCCAACAAGCTCGGCATCCCGGTGGTCGCCATCGTGGACACCAACGCCGATCCCGACGTCATCACCGTGCCGATTCCGGGGAATGACGACGCCATCCGGTCGGTTTCCCTCATCACGGCCGCGCTCTCCGACGTGATCAAGGAGGCCCGCGCCCAGATGCCGATGCGCGAGGTGTCCGAGGATCTCGACGCCGAGACCTACAGCACCGACGCCGGGAGCGAGGGTGATTCGGAAGCCGACCGCAAGCGGCGCCGGCCCCGGCGCAAGCGGCGGCCTAAGCCGGAGGCCATCGCGGCCCGACTCAAGACCGAGACCGAAGGCGTTGCGGAGGTCGCCGCCCCCGGTCCGGCCGGCGAGGCGGGAGCGTAA
- the rplM gene encoding 50S ribosomal protein L13: MKTFTATPDDISHEWHVVDAAGVPLGRLASGVAQLIRGKHKPTYTPHMDGGDFVVVINAAQVRLTGRKLSNKRYFSHTGYMGHESFTAARDLLAKHPDRVIEKAVFGMLPKTSLAKQKMRGKLKVYAGAEHPHAAQQPKPFSVTPSKVGA; the protein is encoded by the coding sequence ATGAAAACCTTTACCGCCACGCCCGACGACATCAGCCACGAGTGGCACGTCGTGGATGCCGCGGGCGTGCCACTCGGTCGTCTGGCCAGCGGGGTCGCCCAGCTCATCCGGGGCAAGCATAAGCCCACCTACACCCCGCACATGGACGGCGGGGACTTCGTCGTGGTGATCAACGCCGCGCAGGTCAGGCTCACCGGCCGGAAGCTGAGCAACAAGCGCTACTTCTCGCATACCGGGTACATGGGGCACGAGAGCTTCACCGCCGCGCGCGATCTGCTCGCCAAGCACCCGGACCGGGTCATCGAGAAGGCGGTGTTCGGCATGCTGCCCAAGACCTCGCTGGCCAAGCAGAAGATGCGCGGCAAGCTCAAGGTCTACGCGGGCGCCGAGCACCCGCACGCCGCGCAGCAGCCCAAGCCGTTCTCCGTCACTCCCTCGAAGGTGGGCGCATGA
- the rpsI gene encoding 30S ribosomal protein S9 → MTAAPEFRWQAVGRRKTSVARVYLTPGTGKWSINGRTLGDYFPRPSLVQHIQQSFTATDTLGAFDVKAHVNGGGQAGQAGALRHAIARALVEADGQHRAKLRTAGLLTRDPRAVERKKPGRPGARKRFQFSKR, encoded by the coding sequence ATGACCGCAGCACCCGAATTTCGCTGGCAGGCGGTGGGCCGCCGGAAGACCAGCGTGGCCCGGGTTTACCTGACCCCCGGTACCGGCAAGTGGTCCATCAACGGCCGGACCCTCGGCGATTATTTCCCCCGGCCGTCGCTGGTGCAGCACATCCAGCAGTCGTTCACGGCCACGGACACGCTGGGTGCGTTCGACGTGAAGGCCCATGTGAACGGCGGCGGCCAGGCGGGGCAGGCGGGAGCGCTCCGGCACGCCATTGCCCGCGCGCTGGTCGAAGCGGATGGGCAGCACCGGGCCAAGCTGCGGACCGCGGGGCTGCTGACCCGGGATCCGCGCGCCGTGGAGCGGAAGAAGCCGGGCCGGCCGGGCGCCCGGAAGCGGTTCCAGTTCAGCAAGCGGTAA